AATGACAGTGGGGGAGTGGATTCCCGCTAACGGCTATCACTATATCATCCTCGGATAGTCAGGTTTTCCAACCCCACATGGATAAAACACAAGGAATGGAAACCTATCGGGACAAGAATGTCCCGACTATCCGTAATAAATAACGTCACCGAAAACGATAGGCGGGGTTTTCCAACCCCGCATGGAGACATGCGGGGACAGGCTCTGGATTCCTGCCGCGTAATTCTTCGAATTCCGCATCCTATATCTTATACTCCATGCTCAATTGGTTATAGCAGACATTCTGCAATTCATGGTGGGAATGCATATCGCATCGATTGAAATCTTCTGAATAGGAATATCGCAGCAATTATTATCGGAACCTGAACAAGAAAGTAAACAGTCGCAAAAACCGCAAACCCAAGATCGTGAAATATTCCCACAGAAATTGCGGTTGCGATAGCCAGGTTCCTTACTGCAAATTCTATGAGCAACGTAAAACGATCGCTTGCGCTCAATCCCATGATCCAACCAACCCCAAATCCAAGAATCATGGTTATGATAGTGAAAGCAACACTGGCGAAGGCAGTGTCGGAGAAATCAGCCGGTATATTCGCCCTCTCCTTGTAGACGACAAATCCAATCAATATCACAAAAGCAATAATGCTGACATATCTTAGAGCACTTTCGTATCTTTCTTTCATATCCGGATAAAGCCTTCGAACCTTCATTCCGACAATAACAGGAAGGACGACAAGAAGTAGTAATTGTGCGATTAATTTTGCGAAGGGAATCTTAATGATAAATTGCTCACTCAAGTACAATGTGAATCCCTCCATACAAATGGGAATTGTTAAAATCGCCGCCAGACAGGAAGCCGTTGTCAATGTTACGGACAGAGCCGTGTTCGCACGAGCTAAGTAAGTATAATAATTAGATATGCCGCCCCCAGGGCAGGCCGCCACCAGTAGGACCCCGGCCAATACTTGAGGGCTAGGCTTCATTAGCTGAACTAAAACCACACCGATTATAGGAATAAGAATGAACTGCAAGATTGTCGCAATCACTATTAACCTTGGGTTAAGAAAGACTTTTCTGAAATCGTTCCGCGTTAATTCCAGTCCGACAATAAACATTAAGTAGAAGACTCCGATCGGAATAGCGATATCGATAAAAGTTTTCATTGCTGTCTACTTGTCTCCTAAGAATTAATTTGTATCATTCTACCGCTTTAAAATGTCTGTGTCATGGGAAATAAATTGATTCTTCGAAGCAGCTCATTATTTCTATAATCTTTAGGTTGTGATTAGTTAAAAATGAATACCCGTGCAGAAAACAGGTCATCACAACATAAATATTCGGTCGCTCATGCGGGCGCGGTACTCCCTGCATCAGGGGATGACACGAGGCGGGGTTGAAGCGCAATAAACCCATGCTCGAACATTCACCGCAAATGCCTACGGGGACGAGGCTGTCGAGTAATCCGCGGGACGTGCGGTTTGTCATCCCCGAGGATTTTTGTCGGGGATCCAGGGGTAAAGGATATGGATTCCCAATAACGGCAAATGACAGTGGGGGAGTGGATTCCCGCTAACGGCTATCACTATATCATCCTCGGATAGTCAGGTTTTTCAACCCCGCATGGATTAAACAAAAGGAATGGAAACCTATCGGGACAAGAATGTCCCGACTATCCGTAATAAATAACGTCACCAGAAAGGATAGGCGGGGTTTTCTAACCCCGCATCTTGGATCAATTGTCCCACCGAAATATCCAGAATTAAGATGAGCAATTGAAATTATAGTTTGCCTCATTCTGTCTACTCCTCTATACTAAATAGGAGGACCGTAGCGTGGAGACCCGAGGGTCTCTCCGGTACAAAAAATGAGCAAGAGGGTTAACATGTCTAGAATCTCTGGGAAAAACATAGTACTAGGCGTTACAGGTGGAATTGCGGCTTATAAGTCATGTGAGCTTGTCAGGCGGTTAGTCAAAGAGGAGGCGACAGTACGCGTAATTATGACCAAGAACGCCGCGGAATTTGTAACACCCCTGACATTTCAGGCTCTATCTTTAAACCGGGTGGCTACCGAAATCTACGATATCGAGTGGGAATCGGAGATCGGACATATTAGCCTCGCAGATAATGCGGATCTTATAATCGTAGCTCCTGCAACCGCTACTTTTATTGGAAAGGCAGCAGCAGGAATTGCAGACAATCTGCTCAATGCTGTGATCCTGGCCACCAAGTCCCCCGTAATTGTATGTCCGGTGATGAATGTGAACATGTATAACAATCCCGCCGTACAGGAAAACATCGAAGGTTTACACAGGAGGGGATTTATTATTGTAGAACCGGATGAGGGAGAACTCGCATGCGGTTGGGAAGGCAAAGGTAGGTATCCCGAGTTAGGTGTGATAATACAGGAAATCGAGAGGGTATTTTCGCGTAAAGATTTTACGGGTAAGAGGGTGATGGTTACGGCTGGAGCTACCAGGGAGTACATCGATTCAGTGAGATTCATCTCAAATCCATCCACTGGAAAGATGGGGTACGCCCTTGCGAAAGAAGCTTGGTTGAGGGGAGCCGATGTGCTTTTAATCTCGGGTAAAACCGATGTTAGTCCACCAACTGGCGTGGATATTGTCAACGCGTTAACTGCCAGTGATATGTATCAAGAGGTTATGGATCATCTTGACTGGGCTGATATAATAGTTAAAGCTGCTGCCGTTGGTGACTTCACTCCATCGAACATTATTCAGGGAAAAATCAAGAAAAGTAAAAAGGATCTTACACTCACACTTAAACCGACTAAGGACATCCTTTTAGAAATTGGAAAGAGGAAAGACGGAAAGATCATAGTGGGATTCGCTGCTGAGTGTGAGAATATAATAGAGAATTCAAAAGAAAAGTTAAAGGGGAAAAACGCGGATTTGATAGTAGCAAATGATATTTCAAAGGCAGGTTCTGGGTTTGGTCAGGATACGAATGCGGCGTATTTTGTGGACAGATCGGGAAAGGTGGAGGAACTTCCCTTAATGAGTAAATCCGACTTGGCCAACAGGGTCTTTGATAAGATTTTAGAGATTAGAGCAAATATTGGTTCCTAGAGTATCTGCCGGTACAAATTTGTTATAAGCCGCGACTTACCACCTGTCATTGTCCCAGGGTTCCCACCGTCCTCCCTCTTTTGGTCATTCCCAAATGCTGTTATTGGGAATCCATATTCTTTACTCCTGGATCCCCGACAAAAGTCCTCGGGGATGACAAAAAGCCGCGGATCCCCTGCAGATCCATGCGGGGTTGGAAAACCCCGCCTATCGATTTATATATAAATCCTAACCCCAGGGGATAGGCGGGACATTCCTGTCCCGCTTACTCGTTCGTTTTTTACATTTTCGCTAACACCCTGAATAGAATCACTTACCCTGACCACATCCAATGTTTGATCCTAAGGTTTTTTCCCTCCACGGCTAAGGCTCCGACATATCCAGGCGCTGGCGTCAGAGGGTACAATGACCAATTGGACGCCAGAATCGAATCTCCTTTAATGCTAACAATTTTAGCTTCATCGCTTGGGTTCAGTGTCACGTCAAACTGATCTAGCGGTATAGAAAGACCTTCTCCGATAGCCTTGATATAAGCTTCTTTACGAGTCCAACAATTAAAAAATCCCTCAATACGCTCTGAAGGAGGCAATGCGACGAGAGTCTTAAACTCCAAGGGTGAGAAGAATCGTTTTGCGATCTTCTCACAAGATAAACTTGTCCTGACTCTTTCGATATCGATTCCTATTTCTCTACCCAAGGTAACGGCGTATAATGCAAGCCCATGTGAGTGCGATAAATTGAAGTTTAGATAATCATAATCCATTTCAGTCACAATTTTCGGTTTTCCCTGAGAATTGTAAGTGAAGTTAAGTCTGTTTGGTTTTAGTTTTAGATAGCTTCCCAGTATTACTCTAAGAACGCCTCTGGCAGCAATGAAATGGTGTCGGTCTTTTTCAAAATGGAAGCGATTAGCCCTGGCTAGCTCGTCCGTAGAAAGGGTATTCTTGAGATTTTCCAGCAATGAAGGCCTTAAATTCAGATCTGTAAGCCAGAGATGTGCTTCATCTTGCCTGATAATTGATTTCTTAGGTGGTAAGTGCCATATAGGCTTAGGTTTTTTCACTAATCCAATGTTATTGAGTATAATTACACCAACTGCTGATCAAATTACTTCGTTTTGGTCTTCCTTTTCGAGCTGGCTTTTACTTTCACTTTTGCTTTTTTCTCCTTTTCCATCTCTTCCATCTTTTTCCTTAGACTTAAAGGTCTCATGTCAGTCCATACTTCCTTTATGTAAGCTAAACACTCTGACTTTGGTCCAACTTTTCCAACATCATTCCAGCCCAGAGGATTATCTTTGTCTGAAGGCCATATGGAATACTGTTCTTCGTGGTTCACTACGACCTTATAGATTGTCTTGTCATCATCTTCGTCTACGCTCATCGGCTCCTCTAATAAAATTGATTACAGTTTGAATTAAATTCCCATGCCGTTTGCATCATTAAGGCGTGCATTCACTTCTTCCGCCAATACTTTGACGTTCGGCCTGTTAAACATTGTATAGTGGTCCCCTGGAACAGTATGAACGTCCACGCCACCCCTTGCTAATTTCCTCCAACCCAACGTCTGATCTATTTCAAACATGCTCAGGTGATCCTCAGCTCTAATGAGGGTCAAGCTGTGTGGATAAGGTCTTGGATTATATTTATGAATTGCCCTGAGGTTATTAAGATATACGTCTAATCGTCGGATAGCATGCTGAAGTTGAACCTCACTGCTCTTTTCATTTTTGGCTTCAAGATTCTTCCAAATCGAGATTAACGCTGTGCCTGAAGCACCCTGTATAATATTGTCTAATAATAAGTTAAGCTCGCTAGAGTCGACACCGAGAATATTGGCTAATTCTCTATAGCGAGTGATTATGCGATCATCCTTACTTAATTCGTTCTCATTTATTACTGGCTTTGGCCAATTCGCATCGGGTAAATAGCCTATGATGATATCTAATGAAGTATCTTGGTGTTTGAAGTAATAGCAAAGTTTTTCTAAAAAATCCCCTAGAAGTCTATTTGAATATTTTATCGTTGTCTTCCAATTTCTACTCAGCGACTGCGAATCGAACAAGATTAGCTTTGACACTGATTGTTGTTGAGCTAACAATTGCTGGGCCATTTCATAAGCAACTAATCCTCCCATAGACCATCCTCCAATCTGATAAGGACCATCAGGGCTTACAAATCGTATAGCCTCAATATAACGGGTGGCCATTATCTCAATACTCGAAAGAGGGGCCTCGTCACCTTCCATGCCAAACGATTCTAGTCCGTAAAAGGGTTGATCGATTCCAATTAAGTTCGCTAAATCGTAATATGAAAACACACCGCCACCAATGGCATGAACGCAAAAGAATGGTGGTTTTGAACCTCGAGGCTGGATATTCACGAGTGGAGATTTTGGTGCTTTTATCCTTAGATCCTTTTTGACTCTGGTATTCTGCGATCCGAACCTTTTTCTGAATGCCTTAACCATTTCTTTATCAAGTGCATAATTCCCACAGTGCAGCTCGGCTGCATCAAACCCTAATCTTTTAAGAGTTCGATAATGCTGGTATGAGCTTGTAACGTCAACCAAGCCTAAGGTCGCTTTTAATCTATGAAAATGTGATGAGAGTAAGCTCGAAAAGACGCACCCAGTTATTTGATTTGGATCTCGTTCTGAGAATGCTTCTAATTGGCTTCTTTCAATCAGCCTTTCTACTACCTCTGGCAAATATTGTAAACGCTGAACGGGTTTAGGTGATTGCAGTACTCCACCTTCGGTGAAAATTATATCAACATGCTTTTCAAATCTGCGAATGGCTTCCTCTACGGAAAAGCAATGTGGAGCTGAATCGTCGACGATTATCGCACCGGGCCTCGCAAGATTAATATCGATGACTTCTGGTACGTTAGTAGCCCCGATGATTAAGGAATTTTCATAAAATTCGACCGGGACCTTATTACCAGAATCTACAATTTGTATATTTCCCTTGTACCCAAATTCTCTAATTATACTATCTTTTAATTTTTCTAAGGTATCATGCTTGCCATACAGATCACACAGGGTGATTTCTGATGGGTGTGGAAGACTTTTCAGCATCAAACTAAGGGTAGCCATCCCTACCGATCCCAGACCTAAAAAACCTACCTTCTCATGGGTAAGTTCACGACCACTTTCCTTCAGGGCTCTGCTTATCGAAAGTACAACAGATGATGTAGTTGTTGCATGTCCTGTTGTGATTTGAGGTAAATGATCCCCAGCTTCAATTTGCTCACTAATCATGCGACCGTAGTCAGTGGCAGACGGGATGAGACCCGTTAGCGAAACAGTTTTTGCTCCAGCCACGCCTGCTAATTCAACCGATTTCTTTATCATATCAACCAAAGAATCCTGATCAGCATACAATTCTGTTTCGAAAACTGGTATTGATATTATGGCAATGCGACCAAGACCTAATTCCACAATATTCGATATTATCGGTTTATTTCTAAAAAAATCGTGAACCAATTTCCTATCGATGTTTGTTTGATCCAATATCGAGTTTGATAAATAACCGATAGCTGCTGCGTCTACTCGCTTAATTTGTCCATCTTTAATGAGATCCAACAATGGACGTCGTTCGATTACTGTAAAATCATTTAATCTAAAACTGCTTCCTTCATCCTTGTTTACAATTCCTTTGATAATGGATTTAGTCGGTAACGAAGCCCTTTCATCTCGGAGTTCGGTGGGGCACTTCCCAATAGCGTTTACGAGATCAGAGATAGTAGGATTTAAAAACAGGCTCTTAACTGAAACTTCGTATTTCAGGTCTGAGGATATTTTGTATATTAGTCTGGTCGCCTGGAGGGAATTACCTCCCAAATCAAAGAAATTGTCATAAACTCCAACCCTTTCAACTCGTAGTACTTCGCTCCAGATATCTGCAATCTGCTTTTCCAGTAGGTTTCTCGGTGCTACATATTCTTGTAAGATTTCCGGACGTTTTTCATCTGGCTCAGGAAGGGCTTTTCTGTCAATCTTACCACTGGGGGTTAGCGGTAGTTCATCTAGTGTTACGAAGTATGACGGCACCATGTACTCAGGTAGCTTTTTCATTAAAAAAACTCTTAATTCCCGGATACTAGGCTTATTCTCTTCTTCCACCAATAAATATACGACAAGTCCTTTCTCGCCAGGTTCATCTTCCCGTGCTATAACAACTGCATCGCGCACCCCCGGGTGCTCCCTCAATACAGATTCGATTTCCCCGGTCTCTATACGAAAGCCACGCACCTTTACCTGATGGTCTATCCTTCCAAGAAATTCTATGTTCCCATCCGGCAAATACCGTGCAAGGTCTCCTGTCCTGTAAAGCCTCTCCCCAGGGCCGTCACTGAATGGATTCGGTACAAACTTCTCTGCCGTCAGATCGGATCGGTTGAGATATCCACGTGATACACCTAATCCTCCAATGTGAAGCTCCCCAGGCACTCCGATAGGGACTGCATTATAACTCTTGTCTAGAATATAGATTTTGGTGTTTGCAATCGGTCGGCCTATTGGTATGGAACCGTTTTGTTTAAAAACTTGGTAGGATGTGGAATAGACAGTAGTCTCCGTAGGTCCATAGACGTTCAATAGTGAATTCGATCTTTCAAGCAAAAGATTTGCCAAATCTCCAGTGAGTTCCTCACCGCCGCATAGTGATTTGAACTTTTTTGGAGTCTTCCAGTCTGCTGCAAAAAGAAGTTTCCAGGTTGCAGGTGTAGCGTGGATCATCGTCGCATTTAATTGATTAATCTTTCTTGACAACAATAATCCGTCAGTCGCTGTTTCGCGGCTGATCAAACCTATGCGAGCCCCGGTTACAAGTGTTAGAAAAATTTCGAGGATAGAGATATCAAATGAAAAGGTGTTAATTGCCGGTACGATGTCATTGGATGACAAGCCCAACTGGTCCCGAGATGAGGTTAGGAAATTTGTTAGTGATCTATGATGGATCTGAACACCCTTAGGATTCCCTGTAGAGCCTGATGTGTAAATGACGTAGGCAATGTTATCGGGCGAGGACAGACGAATCGGGTTGCCTCTATCCCTTTTAGAAATGCCCTCCCTTTTCGAATGCATAAGAACAAGGGTAATTTCATCACAAGGTAGTAGACCCGCAAATGTTTTTTGAGTTAAAACGAACTGAATATTTGAATCCTCCACCATGTATTCCAGCCGTTGCTTCGGATAAGAGGGGTCAAGAGGAACATAAGCACCTCCTGCTTTAAGTATCCCCATAATTCCTACTACCATCTCTATTGATCTTTCCAAACATAACCCTACAAGAACCTCTGGGCCTACTCCCTGCTCTATCAGGTAATGAGCCAGTT
The Thermodesulfobacteriota bacterium DNA segment above includes these coding regions:
- a CDS encoding bile acid:sodium symporter produces the protein MKTFIDIAIPIGVFYLMFIVGLELTRNDFRKVFLNPRLIVIATILQFILIPIIGVVLVQLMKPSPQVLAGVLLVAACPGGGISNYYTYLARANTALSVTLTTASCLAAILTIPICMEGFTLYLSEQFIIKIPFAKLIAQLLLLVVLPVIVGMKVRRLYPDMKERYESALRYVSIIAFVILIGFVVYKERANIPADFSDTAFASVAFTIITMILGFGVGWIMGLSASDRFTLLIEFAVRNLAIATAISVGIFHDLGFAVFATVYFLVQVPIIIAAIFLFRRFQSMRYAFPP
- the coaBC gene encoding bifunctional phosphopantothenoylcysteine decarboxylase/phosphopantothenate--cysteine ligase CoaBC yields the protein MSRISGKNIVLGVTGGIAAYKSCELVRRLVKEEATVRVIMTKNAAEFVTPLTFQALSLNRVATEIYDIEWESEIGHISLADNADLIIVAPATATFIGKAAAGIADNLLNAVILATKSPVIVCPVMNVNMYNNPAVQENIEGLHRRGFIIVEPDEGELACGWEGKGRYPELGVIIQEIERVFSRKDFTGKRVMVTAGATREYIDSVRFISNPSTGKMGYALAKEAWLRGADVLLISGKTDVSPPTGVDIVNALTASDMYQEVMDHLDWADIIVKAAAVGDFTPSNIIQGKIKKSKKDLTLTLKPTKDILLEIGKRKDGKIIVGFAAECENIIENSKEKLKGKNADLIVANDISKAGSGFGQDTNAAYFVDRSGKVEELPLMSKSDLANRVFDKILEIRANIGS
- a CDS encoding 4'-phosphopantetheinyl transferase superfamily protein; amino-acid sequence: MKKPKPIWHLPPKKSIIRQDEAHLWLTDLNLRPSLLENLKNTLSTDELARANRFHFEKDRHHFIAARGVLRVILGSYLKLKPNRLNFTYNSQGKPKIVTEMDYDYLNFNLSHSHGLALYAVTLGREIGIDIERVRTSLSCEKIAKRFFSPLEFKTLVALPPSERIEGFFNCWTRKEAYIKAIGEGLSIPLDQFDVTLNPSDEAKIVSIKGDSILASNWSLYPLTPAPGYVGALAVEGKNLRIKHWMWSG
- a CDS encoding MbtH family protein; this encodes MSVDEDDDKTIYKVVVNHEEQYSIWPSDKDNPLGWNDVGKVGPKSECLAYIKEVWTDMRPLSLRKKMEEMEKEKKAKVKVKASSKRKTKTK
- a CDS encoding amino acid adenylation domain-containing protein, whose product is MDLTSHEVFLQFAPISFDASTFEIWGCLLNGSQLVVFPPYTPSLEELGQFIRRHRISTLWLTASLFHLLVDERIDALIYVRQLLAGGDVLFASHVKKALGKLSGCKLINGYGPTESTTFTSCYSMTDSSQVGNSVSIGKPIANTQVYLLDKNLQPVPIGVPGELHTGGEGLSRGYLNRPDLTAEKFIPNPFSEEPGERLYKTGDLARYLGDGNIEFLGRIDNQVKIRGFRIETGEIESILREHPYVNDAVVLARGDGSGDPSTSPWKDKRLVGYIVNKRGQETTVGEVRNFLKNRLPEYMVPSYFVTLDELPLSPSGKVDRKALPEPDKTRPELGREFVAPRNPTEEILAGIWAQVLGVEKVGIYDKFFELGGHSLLATQVVSRARDAFKVEIPLRNIIEEPTVARLAEIIDEEKKKGEGLKAPPINPIPRDIELPLSSAQERLWFLDQFEPGSSAYNMPGAVRVRGRLDVEVLERSINEIIRRHESLRTTFKSVDGKPTQVIASEIIFTLPILDLSELPEGERESEARRLAIEEAQKPFDLESGPLLRPNVLRLGEEDHVGLFTMHHIISDGWSMGILIREVSAIYDAYSRGEPSPLPELPIQYADFAQWQRQWLQGDVLQSQLGYWRQKLGDLPPVLELPTDRPRPVVKTYNGAHESLELSPSLSEALTELSRREGATLFMTLLAAFQTLLYRCTGQEDIAVGTPIANRNRSVIEGLIGFFVNTLVMRTDLSGNPSFLELLRSVKETSLEAYAHQDLPFERLVDELNPQRDMGHSPLFQVMFVLQNAPMQAVDLGGLTISPVEMEGETAKFDLTLSLAETAQGLTGNLEYNTDLFNGPTIERMIDHFMILLEGIVKNPDQRISDLPVLPQREKHKILFEWNETSREYPEERCVHELFEEQVKRTPDAIAVVFEDKTLTYEELNQRANQLAHYLIEQGVGPEVLVGLCLERSIEMVVGIMGILKAGGAYVPLDPSYPKQRLEYMVEDSNIQFVLTQKTFAGLLPCDEITLVLMHSKREGISKRDRGNPIRLSSPDNIAYVIYTSGSTGNPKGVQIHHRSLTNFLTSSRDQLGLSSNDIVPAINTFSFDISILEIFLTLVTGARIGLISRETATDGLLLSRKINQLNATMIHATPATWKLLFAADWKTPKKFKSLCGGEELTGDLANLLLERSNSLLNVYGPTETTVYSTSYQVFKQNGSIPIGRPIANTKIYILDKSYNAVPIGVPGELHIGGLGVSRGYLNRSDLTAEKFVPNPFSDGPGERLYRTGDLARYLPDGNIEFLGRIDHQVKVRGFRIETGEIESVLREHPGVRDAVVIAREDEPGEKGLVVYLLVEEENKPSIRELRVFLMKKLPEYMVPSYFVTLDELPLTPSGKIDRKALPEPDEKRPEILQEYVAPRNLLEKQIADIWSEVLRVERVGVYDNFFDLGGNSLQATRLIYKISSDLKYEVSVKSLFLNPTISDLVNAIGKCPTELRDERASLPTKSIIKGIVNKDEGSSFRLNDFTVIERRPLLDLIKDGQIKRVDAAAIGYLSNSILDQTNIDRKLVHDFFRNKPIISNIVELGLGRIAIISIPVFETELYADQDSLVDMIKKSVELAGVAGAKTVSLTGLIPSATDYGRMISEQIEAGDHLPQITTGHATTTSSVVLSISRALKESGRELTHEKVGFLGLGSVGMATLSLMLKSLPHPSEITLCDLYGKHDTLEKLKDSIIREFGYKGNIQIVDSGNKVPVEFYENSLIIGATNVPEVIDINLARPGAIIVDDSAPHCFSVEEAIRRFEKHVDIIFTEGGVLQSPKPVQRLQYLPEVVERLIERSQLEAFSERDPNQITGCVFSSLLSSHFHRLKATLGLVDVTSSYQHYRTLKRLGFDAAELHCGNYALDKEMVKAFRKRFGSQNTRVKKDLRIKAPKSPLVNIQPRGSKPPFFCVHAIGGGVFSYYDLANLIGIDQPFYGLESFGMEGDEAPLSSIEIMATRYIEAIRFVSPDGPYQIGGWSMGGLVAYEMAQQLLAQQQSVSKLILFDSQSLSRNWKTTIKYSNRLLGDFLEKLCYYFKHQDTSLDIIIGYLPDANWPKPVINENELSKDDRIITRYRELANILGVDSSELNLLLDNIIQGASGTALISIWKNLEAKNEKSSEVQLQHAIRRLDVYLNNLRAIHKYNPRPYPHSLTLIRAEDHLSMFEIDQTLGWRKLARGGVDVHTVPGDHYTMFNRPNVKVLAEEVNARLNDANGMGI